One stretch of Deinococcus fonticola DNA includes these proteins:
- a CDS encoding Uma2 family endonuclease, translating to MTDPAFKAMSVEEYLRSEENSPIKREYVAGFVYPLHAQAGVTRGHSMIAMNIAATLHPQARKQGCRLHLSDMRLRIEEQNTFYYPDVMLVCDTKTGGNLAETAPCLLVEVLSESTAQVDRVGKYAMYTGLPSLQTYLLVHQDERRVVEYTRNPEHPTQWDMREVIQDGKLSIPCLGVALTLDDIFDGVLDAQSS from the coding sequence ATGACTGACCCTGCCTTCAAGGCCATGAGCGTTGAAGAGTACCTGCGCTCAGAGGAGAACAGCCCCATCAAGCGCGAGTACGTGGCGGGCTTCGTGTACCCGCTTCACGCGCAGGCTGGCGTGACTCGTGGGCATTCGATGATCGCCATGAACATCGCCGCCACCTTGCACCCGCAGGCCAGAAAACAGGGCTGCCGACTTCACCTGTCGGACATGCGCCTTCGCATCGAGGAGCAGAATACTTTCTATTACCCGGACGTGATGCTGGTGTGCGACACGAAAACAGGCGGCAACCTGGCGGAAACCGCGCCATGTCTGCTGGTAGAAGTGCTGTCGGAAAGCACGGCGCAGGTAGACAGAGTGGGGAAATACGCCATGTACACCGGCCTGCCCAGCTTGCAAACGTACCTGCTCGTGCATCAGGACGAGCGGCGCGTTGTGGAATACACGCGGAACCCTGAGCACCCCACTCAGTGGGACATGCGCGAGGTCATTCAGGACGGGAAACTGAGTATTCCGTGCCTGGGCGTGGCGCTGACGCTCGATGACATTTTTGATGGCGTACTCGACGCTCAAAGTAGCTGA
- a CDS encoding helix-hairpin-helix domain-containing protein: MSVPSRKSLVGALERTADVLDILGEDEFRSKAYRSAARSLEGLAEDTPELLMRGFAGIPRVGKSLAGELVAFVQTGRLAALEEAAAQLPPGLLDLLNVRGLGPKKIRALWESGVDSLEGLRGACVSGRVAGLKGFGAKSASSILENVEFVLEARQRQHLSTGLDVAEELLARLPGLEPRLAGDVRRGLETVRTARVTVTGTAQDVTAKLAGFVDDLAPVEKKPVLAGTVDGVPVEVAYAPAQVRGALDLMMGGSTHYREALRAAAKEKGFDLSGRGLKRGEEVLSTPSEEDVMRELGLPYRPPEYREAEHDDVWPTLPAPQELVRVSDLRGMIHTHSTWSDGTASIADMAAQALRLGHEFLGTGDHSRAAHYANGLSIERLQAQLREVRELQAAGVPLVAGAEVDILEDGTLDYPDDVLAELDYVVASVHSHFTLDSERQTQRLVRAASHPLVTVLGHPTGRLLLRRGSYALDLDAVMAACAAAGTVVEINANAARLDVDWRVALRWRDRVKFAINTDAHVLGGLQDARYGVLVARKAGLTPAHVVNTLSRGDFLEFVARQRAARS, encoded by the coding sequence ATGTCGGTTCCTTCTCGGAAGTCGCTGGTGGGTGCGCTGGAGCGCACGGCGGATGTGCTGGACATCCTGGGTGAGGATGAATTCAGGTCGAAGGCGTACCGCAGTGCGGCGCGGAGCCTGGAGGGCCTGGCGGAGGACACGCCCGAGTTGCTGATGCGGGGCTTCGCGGGTATTCCACGGGTGGGGAAAAGTCTGGCCGGCGAACTGGTGGCGTTCGTACAGACCGGGCGGCTGGCGGCGCTGGAGGAAGCGGCGGCGCAACTGCCGCCGGGCTTACTGGACTTGCTGAACGTGCGCGGGCTGGGGCCGAAGAAGATCAGGGCGCTGTGGGAGTCGGGGGTGGATTCGCTGGAGGGCCTGCGGGGGGCCTGCGTGAGCGGCCGCGTGGCAGGGCTCAAGGGCTTTGGCGCCAAGAGTGCCTCGTCCATTCTGGAGAACGTGGAGTTCGTGCTGGAGGCCCGGCAGCGCCAGCACCTGAGCACCGGGCTGGATGTGGCTGAGGAACTGCTGGCACGGCTCCCGGGCCTGGAGCCGCGCCTGGCCGGAGACGTGCGGCGCGGGCTGGAGACCGTTCGCACCGCCCGCGTGACCGTGACGGGAACGGCGCAGGACGTGACCGCAAAACTGGCGGGATTCGTGGACGACCTCGCCCCGGTAGAGAAAAAACCCGTGCTGGCCGGGACGGTGGACGGCGTGCCGGTGGAGGTGGCTTATGCTCCGGCGCAGGTGCGCGGCGCCCTGGACCTGATGATGGGCGGCAGTACGCACTACCGCGAGGCCCTGCGGGCCGCAGCGAAAGAAAAAGGATTCGACCTGTCCGGGCGCGGCCTCAAGCGCGGTGAGGAAGTGCTGTCCACGCCGTCCGAAGAGGACGTGATGCGGGAACTGGGCCTCCCCTACCGTCCGCCGGAATACCGCGAGGCCGAGCACGACGACGTGTGGCCGACGCTGCCTGCACCGCAGGAGTTGGTTCGGGTATCCGACCTGCGCGGCATGATTCACACGCACTCCACCTGGTCGGACGGCACGGCCAGCATCGCGGACATGGCGGCGCAGGCGCTGCGGCTGGGACACGAGTTTCTGGGCACCGGGGACCACTCGCGGGCAGCGCATTACGCGAACGGACTGAGCATCGAGCGGCTGCAGGCGCAGCTCAGGGAAGTGCGGGAGTTGCAGGCGGCGGGCGTGCCGCTGGTGGCGGGGGCCGAGGTGGACATTCTGGAGGACGGCACACTGGACTACCCGGACGACGTGCTGGCCGAGCTGGATTACGTGGTCGCCAGTGTGCACAGCCACTTCACGCTGGACAGCGAACGGCAAACGCAGCGGCTGGTGCGGGCGGCGTCTCATCCGCTGGTAACGGTGCTGGGCCACCCCACCGGGCGCCTGCTGCTGCGCCGGGGCAGTTACGCCCTGGATCTGGACGCGGTGATGGCCGCCTGCGCAGCGGCCGGCACGGTGGTGGAGATCAACGCCAACGCCGCCCGCCTGGACGTGGACTGGCGCGTGGCGCTGCGCTGGCGTGACCGCGTGAAGTTTGCCATCAACACGGACGCGCACGTCCTCGGGGGCTTACAGGATGCCCGTTACGGCGTGCTGGTGGCCCGCAAGGCCGGCCTGACCCCCGCGCACGTGGTCAATACCCTGTCACGCGGGGACTTCCTGGAGTTCGTGGCCCGGCAACGCGCCGCCCGAAGCTGA
- a CDS encoding MBL fold metallo-hydrolase, with translation MLRARVLGKPGQDNALWVTADSGQGLTRLLLDCGGRTLEGVPVSEIAQVDHLLFSHLHMDHVAGFDDFFRVNFERTARENHVWGPPGTARIMGHRFRGYWWNHAPDIRGTWWVHEIHGEQVQSWRFEAHEAFEVMHSAGTRPHAGTVLDTPQVSVQAVPLLHQGVSLGYVLREPPRVNVNTARLVELGLRGGPWLAQLKSGVAGDLDVNGVQCSAQTLRHLLEVEPGDSAAYFTDFLLSGAQRERLALILSGVKTLFMEGQYAPEDEELALKNHHTTVQQGALLAEQAGVEALVLLHLSRRYDAAKWAGMLRAAQDIFPAARFPAEWL, from the coding sequence ATGTTGCGGGCGCGGGTGCTGGGAAAACCGGGACAGGACAATGCCCTGTGGGTCACGGCCGACAGCGGGCAGGGCCTGACGCGCCTGCTGCTGGATTGCGGCGGCCGGACGCTGGAAGGCGTGCCGGTCAGTGAAATCGCTCAGGTGGATCACCTGCTGTTCAGCCACCTGCACATGGATCACGTGGCGGGCTTCGATGATTTTTTCCGCGTGAACTTCGAGCGCACGGCCAGAGAGAACCACGTGTGGGGGCCGCCGGGCACCGCGCGGATCATGGGCCACCGCTTCCGGGGGTACTGGTGGAATCACGCGCCGGACATCCGGGGGACGTGGTGGGTTCATGAGATTCACGGGGAACAGGTGCAGTCCTGGCGCTTCGAGGCGCACGAGGCCTTCGAGGTGATGCACAGCGCGGGAACGCGCCCCCACGCGGGAACCGTGCTGGACACTCCACAGGTGAGCGTGCAGGCCGTGCCGCTGCTGCACCAGGGCGTGAGCCTGGGGTACGTGCTGCGCGAGCCGCCGCGGGTCAACGTGAATACGGCGCGCCTGGTGGAACTGGGGTTGCGGGGCGGGCCGTGGCTGGCGCAATTGAAAAGCGGCGTGGCGGGTGACCTGGACGTGAACGGAGTGCAGTGCAGCGCACAGACCCTTCGGCATCTGCTGGAGGTCGAGCCGGGTGACAGCGCCGCCTACTTCACGGATTTCCTGCTGAGCGGCGCGCAGCGGGAGCGGCTGGCCCTGATCCTGTCTGGGGTAAAGACGCTGTTCATGGAAGGGCAGTATGCCCCGGAGGACGAGGAACTGGCCCTGAAAAACCATCACACCACCGTGCAGCAAGGTGCCCTGCTGGCCGAACAGGCGGGCGTCGAAGCCCTGGTGCTGCTGCACCTGTCGCGCAGGTACGACGCCGCCAAATGGGCCGGGATGTTGCGGGCCGCGCAGGACATCTTCCCCGCCGCCCGCTTTCCGGCAGAGTGGCTTTAA
- the hisJ gene encoding histidinol-phosphatase HisJ, with the protein MTFAVFDSHMHTPLCGHASGTPREYAQAALDAGLDGVCFTDHMPMPAWYDAPWRMKLEQLPQYIEDIRAVQAEFAGKLDVRLGLEADFHPGTERFVEHVLNLHDWDYVIGSIHYIGAWGFDNPEFVDEYENRELDTLYRDYYALVEGAARSGLFDSLGHLDLPKKFGHRDPNGLYALHALDVVATQGLALDFNTAGWRKPVAEAYPAPDLVRAATERGIPFVLGSDAHKPEEVGHRFTDAIKEINDVNGRIVNFKGRARHG; encoded by the coding sequence ATGACTTTTGCTGTGTTCGATTCGCACATGCACACGCCCCTGTGCGGGCACGCCAGCGGTACGCCCAGAGAGTACGCGCAGGCTGCGCTGGACGCCGGGCTGGACGGGGTGTGCTTCACGGACCACATGCCCATGCCCGCGTGGTACGACGCGCCCTGGCGCATGAAGCTCGAGCAGTTGCCGCAGTACATCGAGGACATTCGGGCGGTACAGGCCGAGTTCGCCGGGAAACTGGACGTGCGGCTGGGCCTGGAGGCCGACTTTCACCCTGGCACGGAGCGGTTTGTGGAGCACGTCCTGAATTTGCACGACTGGGATTACGTGATCGGCAGCATTCACTACATTGGCGCGTGGGGTTTCGACAACCCGGAATTTGTGGACGAGTACGAGAACCGTGAGCTGGACACGCTGTACCGCGATTACTACGCGCTGGTAGAGGGGGCGGCCCGCTCGGGGCTGTTCGACAGCCTGGGGCACCTGGACTTACCGAAGAAGTTCGGGCACCGCGACCCGAACGGCCTGTACGCCCTGCACGCGCTGGACGTGGTGGCCACGCAGGGGCTGGCGCTGGATTTCAACACGGCGGGCTGGCGCAAGCCGGTGGCCGAGGCGTACCCGGCCCCCGACCTGGTGCGGGCCGCCACCGAGCGCGGCATTCCCTTCGTGCTGGGCAGCGACGCCCACAAACCGGAAGAAGTGGGGCACCGCTTCACCGACGCCATCAAGGAAATCAATGACGTGAACGGCAGAATCGTGAACTTCAAGGGACGGGCGCGGCACGGGTAG
- a CDS encoding intradiol ring-cleavage dioxygenase has protein sequence MNEPDSKILLVTPEQPGDHDHADDDFTHLGLAADTNMMSRSVLDRRRLLSLGAIGVGTLLGATASASILGGGGRPPMPPGGMPPGGPGGPGGGPGGQGDAATIKSADGQCSTLPTETQGPYPADGSSASGQTKNILENSGIVRSDVKRSTGTGHSTAGVPLTLTLQLVNVNGNCAPLAGHVIYIWHCTAAGEYSLYSQGITAEDYLRGVQVTDANGKVTFKTIYPGCYAGRWPHIHFEIYPSLAAAVKGNVDRNVTLVSQIALPEKESRAVYADKRYTGSTRNLNAITLATDNVFSDGAKAQTPTISGNATSGYSCNITVGIQG, from the coding sequence ATGAATGAGCCGGACAGCAAGATCCTTCTCGTCACGCCCGAACAACCTGGTGATCATGACCACGCCGACGATGACTTCACGCACCTGGGCCTGGCTGCCGACACGAACATGATGAGCCGCAGCGTCCTGGATCGCCGCCGTCTGCTGAGCCTCGGGGCCATTGGTGTCGGCACACTGCTCGGCGCAACCGCCTCGGCCAGCATCCTGGGTGGCGGTGGTCGCCCGCCCATGCCTCCCGGCGGAATGCCACCAGGCGGCCCTGGCGGCCCCGGTGGTGGCCCTGGCGGTCAGGGGGACGCGGCCACCATCAAGAGCGCAGACGGGCAGTGCAGCACCCTTCCTACCGAAACGCAGGGGCCTTACCCCGCCGACGGCAGCAGCGCGTCCGGGCAGACGAAGAACATCCTGGAGAACTCCGGCATTGTTCGCAGTGACGTGAAACGCAGCACCGGAACGGGCCACTCCACCGCAGGCGTGCCCCTGACCCTGACGCTGCAACTGGTGAACGTGAACGGCAACTGCGCCCCGCTGGCCGGGCACGTCATTTACATCTGGCACTGCACCGCTGCGGGCGAGTACAGCCTTTACAGCCAGGGCATCACTGCCGAGGATTACCTGCGCGGCGTGCAGGTCACCGACGCCAATGGCAAGGTCACGTTCAAGACCATTTACCCCGGTTGTTACGCCGGGCGCTGGCCTCACATTCACTTCGAGATTTACCCCAGCCTGGCCGCCGCCGTGAAAGGCAACGTGGACAGGAACGTGACCCTGGTCTCGCAGATTGCCCTGCCCGAAAAGGAAAGCCGCGCCGTGTACGCCGACAAGCGTTACACGGGCAGCACCCGCAACCTGAACGCCATTACCCTCGCCACGGACAACGTGTTCAGCGACGGAGCAAAAGCGCAGACACCAACCATCAGCGGCAACGCCACCAGCGGGTACTCGTGCAACATCACGGTCGGGATTCAAGGCTGA
- a CDS encoding branched-chain amino acid ABC transporter permease: protein MELSQFVQSVMNGLAIGSVYAIFALGYTLVFSILGIINFAHGAVFTLGAYFTYTLVVGQFENNGLLKGIDLFGGNSPFAGNPWMFALATLLAAALAGGVAVLIERLAFRPMRARGADPLLALVSSLGVALVVVNLIQLLVGAEIYNFPQNAYGETPPALSFQIGGKTVIIRTVQIIIFLVSLVMLGLLGYVIGRTKIGKALRAVAENPGTASLLGISVDRFILITFFLSGFLGGLAGTLVGTGFGISGPYFGVAYGLKGLAVIVLGGLGSIPGAVLGGLVIGLAEAFVPADYSAYKDVVAFALLFIILLVRPQGLLGKAVIQKV from the coding sequence GTGGAACTCAGTCAATTTGTTCAGAGTGTCATGAACGGCCTGGCGATCGGCAGCGTGTACGCCATTTTTGCGCTGGGGTACACGCTGGTGTTCTCGATTCTGGGCATCATCAATTTTGCGCACGGGGCAGTGTTCACGCTGGGCGCGTACTTCACGTACACGCTGGTGGTCGGGCAGTTCGAGAACAACGGCCTGTTAAAGGGCATCGACCTGTTCGGGGGCAATTCTCCCTTCGCCGGAAACCCCTGGATGTTCGCGCTGGCGACCCTGCTGGCCGCCGCCCTGGCGGGTGGGGTGGCGGTCTTGATCGAGCGGCTGGCCTTCCGGCCCATGCGGGCGCGCGGCGCCGACCCGCTGCTGGCGCTGGTCAGCAGCCTGGGCGTGGCGCTGGTCGTCGTGAACCTCATTCAACTGCTGGTCGGCGCCGAAATCTACAACTTCCCGCAGAACGCCTACGGCGAGACGCCCCCCGCCCTGAGTTTCCAGATCGGCGGCAAGACCGTGATCATCCGCACGGTGCAGATCATCATTTTCCTGGTGAGCCTGGTCATGCTGGGCCTGCTGGGGTACGTGATCGGGCGCACCAAGATCGGCAAGGCGCTGCGGGCCGTCGCGGAGAACCCCGGCACCGCCAGTCTGCTGGGCATCAGCGTGGACCGCTTTATCCTGATCACCTTTTTCCTGTCGGGCTTTCTGGGCGGCCTGGCGGGCACGCTGGTCGGCACCGGCTTCGGGATTTCCGGCCCTTACTTCGGCGTGGCCTACGGCCTCAAGGGCCTGGCGGTCATCGTGCTGGGCGGCCTGGGCAGCATTCCCGGCGCGGTGCTGGGCGGCCTGGTGATCGGCCTGGCCGAAGCGTTCGTGCCCGCCGACTACAGCGCGTACAAGGACGTGGTGGCGTTCGCGCTGCTGTTCATCATCCTGCTGGTGCGCCCGCAAGGCCTGCTGGGCAAGGCCGTCATTCAGAAAGTGTAG
- a CDS encoding ABC transporter permease subunit, producing the protein MRWWPALQVLALHFVLLMGLERKVALPERVASYPAQLLGLLRPEVFTQVGPQALLTGAYLLGGLGLAWLLVTLLSRWARPLLWFMEGIPPFLLLALGVWAGVTFTVARGLDFPLTPWSPVMLGLYTASLALPVAARVALATGQVRREALGADYTRTARAMGLPEARIQAQARRVALPERAAGLGGDALGLALALVIMEGLLQFPGLGNSVSLALQGALSGAGDTVSSAADPLAQQTLAAALLLWLLLGVLATLFYQGLAARLDPRPRSGEEAH; encoded by the coding sequence ATGCGCTGGTGGCCTGCCTTGCAGGTGCTGGCGCTGCACTTCGTGCTCCTGATGGGCCTGGAGCGCAAGGTGGCGCTGCCTGAGCGGGTGGCCTCGTATCCGGCGCAACTGCTGGGGCTGCTGCGGCCCGAGGTATTCACGCAGGTGGGGCCGCAGGCTTTGCTGACGGGCGCGTACCTGCTGGGCGGGCTGGGGCTGGCGTGGCTGCTGGTGACCCTCCTGTCGCGCTGGGCGCGTCCGTTGCTGTGGTTCATGGAGGGGATTCCGCCTTTTTTGCTGCTGGCACTGGGCGTGTGGGCAGGCGTGACATTCACGGTGGCCCGCGGCCTGGATTTCCCGCTGACCCCCTGGTCACCCGTGATGCTGGGCCTGTACACGGCTTCTCTGGCGCTGCCGGTGGCCGCGCGGGTGGCCCTGGCGACCGGGCAGGTGCGGCGCGAGGCGCTGGGTGCCGATTACACCCGCACGGCCCGCGCCATGGGGCTGCCGGAAGCGCGGATACAGGCCCAGGCGCGGCGGGTGGCCCTGCCGGAACGGGCCGCCGGACTGGGGGGGGACGCGCTGGGCCTGGCGCTGGCGCTGGTGATCATGGAGGGCCTCCTACAATTTCCCGGCCTGGGCAACAGCGTGTCCCTGGCCTTGCAAGGTGCCCTGAGCGGCGCCGGGGACACCGTGTCCAGCGCCGCTGACCCGCTGGCGCAGCAGACCCTCGCGGCGGCGCTGCTGCTGTGGCTGCTGCTGGGCGTCCTGGCCACGCTGTTTTATCAGGGGCTGGCGGCCCGCCTCGACCCGCGCCCGCGCAGTGGCGAGGAGGCCCACTAG
- a CDS encoding ABC transporter substrate-binding protein, protein MQKGILFGSLLTLALGVAQAQKVDTPVAIGVSVAQTGNVALLGQEQVIGAKFAEKFLNARGGINGTPFKLVFQDAGGDENTSINAFQNLINKDKVVGIVGPTLSQQAFAADPIAERAKVPVVGPSNTAKGIPQIGNFIARVSAPISVVAPNAVRQAVKINPNIKKAAVLYAQNDAFSVSETGTFQETVKKQGIDLATVQKFQTTDTDFTTQVTAVLNANVELVIISGLAADGGNLVKQLRQLGYKGLIVGGNGLNTSNMFPVCQKLCDGVIIAQAYSPAQPSAANQVFVKAYREQYKKDPPQFAAQTYAGVQVMVEALKAIDRKKKISTWDLDDLRVELNKQLLLGKYNTPLGAISFDKEGEVNQKDFYVAQIKMKDAKNGSFVYLK, encoded by the coding sequence ATGCAAAAAGGTATCTTGTTCGGTTCACTGCTCACCCTGGCCCTGGGGGTCGCCCAGGCCCAGAAGGTCGACACCCCCGTCGCCATCGGCGTGTCCGTCGCTCAGACTGGCAACGTGGCGCTGCTGGGGCAGGAGCAGGTCATCGGCGCGAAATTCGCCGAGAAGTTCCTGAACGCGCGCGGCGGCATCAACGGCACGCCCTTCAAACTGGTGTTTCAGGACGCTGGCGGCGATGAGAACACGTCCATCAACGCCTTTCAGAACCTGATCAACAAGGACAAGGTGGTGGGCATCGTGGGGCCGACCCTCTCGCAGCAGGCCTTTGCCGCCGACCCCATCGCCGAGCGCGCCAAAGTGCCGGTGGTCGGCCCCAGCAACACCGCCAAGGGCATTCCGCAGATCGGGAACTTCATCGCGCGGGTGTCCGCGCCCATCTCGGTGGTCGCGCCGAACGCCGTGCGTCAGGCCGTGAAGATCAACCCGAACATCAAGAAGGCGGCGGTGCTGTACGCCCAGAACGACGCTTTCTCGGTGAGTGAAACGGGCACCTTCCAGGAAACCGTGAAAAAGCAGGGCATCGATCTGGCGACCGTGCAGAAGTTCCAGACGACCGATACCGACTTCACGACGCAGGTCACGGCGGTGCTGAATGCCAACGTGGAACTGGTGATTATTTCCGGCCTGGCCGCCGACGGCGGAAACCTGGTCAAGCAACTGCGGCAACTGGGCTACAAGGGCCTGATCGTGGGCGGCAACGGCCTGAACACCAGCAACATGTTCCCGGTGTGCCAGAAGCTGTGCGACGGCGTGATCATCGCGCAGGCGTACAGCCCGGCGCAGCCCAGCGCCGCCAACCAGGTGTTCGTGAAGGCGTACCGCGAGCAGTACAAGAAAGACCCGCCTCAGTTTGCCGCGCAGACCTACGCGGGCGTGCAGGTGATGGTCGAAGCCCTGAAAGCCATCGACCGCAAGAAGAAAATCAGCACCTGGGATCTGGACGACCTGCGGGTGGAACTCAACAAGCAACTGCTGCTGGGCAAGTACAACACGCCGCTGGGGGCCATTTCCTTCGACAAGGAAGGCGAGGTGAACCAGAAGGACTTCTACGTCGCGCAGATCAAGATGAAGGACGCCAAGAACGGCTCGTTCGTGTACCTGAAGTAA
- a CDS encoding putative bifunctional diguanylate cyclase/phosphodiesterase, protein MQVLRTQFNATSAEDWKRTMLELQWPTFVTNVDGVVQSWNTGCEQLLGYGTEVIGERVHTLLSTPLEGLRLDGLIRRALQGERLMGVEVPFRHADGRVRLTVCSVALLKDLKGGALGLVFTCAPLAGEQGTVKSGRQHFYESLLNVPTAPLAILNPQGQYVFCNEAAIRNPEIRAWIIGKTDEEYFTYRNFDRAMLERRQAHYRQSVQERRSVTFEEVFDSAERGRVVQARTYTPVYDDTGELSMVVGYGLEITELRAAQEALQTLNSELEARVTARTAQLEAANRQMQHDAFHDALTGLPNRALFTDRLEQAISRSRQVGHPTYAVLLLDTDRFKAVNDTLGHPAGDALLRELALRLRGVVRESDTVARQGGDEFTILLEPTPTPAQVKELADRLRQAVRAPVNLNGEEVVVSVSVGIVLGDAGYTSADEVLRDADIAMYRAKAAGRGSSQVFSAEMREQTIREGRLEQELRAALVRDELRLVYQPIIELSSHEVAGFEALVRWQHPRRGLLGPAEFLPVAAERGLAQDIDRWVLRRACLDMSGWQRQHPQARVLSLSVNFSAEHFNAPDTVAFLREVLSQTGFDPQHLNIEITEGVLLGQPQAIGQTLRDVQALGVKLHLDDFGTGYSSLSYLHNYPLDTLKIDRSFVASMLESRSSSELVRTIVSMTKNMNLSAVAEGVENQEQMAALEALGCEFAQGYYFSRPLPLSEAGQVVHDLNGRRQG, encoded by the coding sequence ATGCAGGTGCTGCGCACACAATTCAATGCCACAAGTGCCGAGGACTGGAAGCGCACCATGCTGGAATTGCAGTGGCCGACGTTCGTAACGAACGTGGATGGCGTTGTTCAAAGCTGGAATACCGGGTGCGAGCAACTGCTGGGGTACGGCACTGAAGTGATTGGTGAGCGGGTTCATACGCTCCTTTCCACGCCGCTGGAGGGTCTGCGCCTGGACGGGTTGATCCGGCGGGCCCTTCAGGGCGAGCGCCTGATGGGCGTCGAGGTGCCATTCCGGCATGCCGATGGCCGGGTGCGGCTGACCGTGTGTTCGGTGGCGCTGCTCAAGGATCTGAAGGGTGGTGCTCTGGGCCTGGTCTTCACGTGCGCCCCCCTGGCAGGCGAGCAGGGCACCGTGAAGTCCGGCAGGCAGCACTTCTACGAGTCGTTGCTGAACGTGCCGACCGCGCCGCTGGCGATCCTGAACCCGCAGGGGCAGTACGTGTTCTGCAACGAGGCAGCCATTCGCAACCCGGAAATCCGGGCCTGGATTATCGGCAAGACGGACGAGGAGTACTTCACGTACCGGAATTTCGACCGGGCCATGCTGGAGCGGCGGCAGGCGCACTACCGGCAGTCGGTGCAGGAGCGGCGCTCGGTGACGTTCGAGGAAGTGTTCGACAGTGCCGAGCGCGGGCGGGTGGTGCAGGCCCGCACGTACACGCCGGTGTATGACGACACCGGGGAACTCAGCATGGTGGTGGGGTACGGCCTGGAAATCACGGAGTTACGCGCGGCGCAGGAGGCATTGCAAACCCTGAACAGTGAACTGGAGGCCCGCGTGACCGCCCGCACGGCCCAACTGGAGGCCGCCAACCGCCAGATGCAGCACGACGCCTTCCATGACGCCCTGACCGGCCTGCCCAACCGGGCGCTGTTCACGGATCGACTGGAGCAGGCCATCTCGCGCTCCCGGCAGGTGGGCCACCCCACCTACGCGGTGCTGCTGCTGGACACGGATCGGTTCAAGGCCGTGAACGACACGCTGGGGCACCCGGCGGGGGACGCGCTGCTGCGTGAGCTGGCGCTGCGGCTGCGGGGGGTGGTGCGGGAGTCGGACACGGTGGCGCGGCAGGGCGGGGACGAGTTCACGATCCTGCTGGAACCCACGCCGACCCCGGCGCAGGTCAAGGAGCTGGCGGACAGGCTTCGGCAGGCCGTGCGTGCCCCCGTGAACCTGAACGGGGAGGAGGTGGTGGTGTCGGTCAGTGTGGGGATCGTGCTGGGCGACGCCGGGTACACCTCCGCCGACGAGGTGCTGCGTGACGCGGACATCGCCATGTACCGCGCCAAGGCCGCCGGGCGTGGCAGCAGTCAGGTATTCAGTGCCGAGATGCGCGAGCAGACCATCCGCGAGGGGCGACTGGAACAGGAGTTGCGGGCCGCGCTGGTACGTGACGAGCTGCGCCTGGTGTACCAGCCCATCATCGAGTTGAGTTCGCACGAGGTGGCGGGCTTCGAGGCGCTGGTGCGCTGGCAGCACCCCCGCCGGGGCCTGCTGGGGCCGGCGGAGTTCCTGCCGGTCGCGGCAGAAAGGGGCCTGGCCCAGGACATCGACCGCTGGGTGCTGCGCCGCGCCTGCCTGGACATGAGCGGCTGGCAGCGCCAGCATCCGCAGGCGCGGGTGCTGAGCCTCAGCGTCAATTTCAGCGCCGAGCACTTCAATGCGCCGGACACCGTGGCCTTCCTGCGGGAGGTGCTGTCCCAGACCGGGTTTGACCCGCAACACCTGAACATCGAGATTACCGAGGGCGTGTTGCTGGGGCAGCCGCAGGCCATCGGGCAGACCCTGCGCGACGTGCAGGCGCTGGGCGTCAAGCTGCACCTCGACGATTTCGGCACGGGGTACTCGTCCCTGAGTTACCTGCACAACTACCCGCTGGACACCCTGAAAATCGACCGGTCGTTCGTGGCGAGCATGCTGGAAAGCCGCAGCAGCAGCGAACTGGTACGCACCATCGTGTCCATGACGAAAAACATGAACCTCTCGGCGGTGGCCGAGGGCGTGGAGAACCAGGAGCAAATGGCGGCGCTCGAGGCGTTGGGATGCGAATTTGCGCAGGGCTACTACTTTTCCCGGCCCTTACCGCTGTCGGAGGCGGGCCAGGTCGTGCACGACCTCAACGGGCGTAGGCAGGGCTAG